The following proteins are encoded in a genomic region of Ctenopharyngodon idella isolate HZGC_01 chromosome 12, HZGC01, whole genome shotgun sequence:
- the LOC127523625 gene encoding potassium voltage-gated channel subfamily H member 6-like isoform X1, with product MYPAFGESFWRKLEITFNLRDAEQMMASENLDCGYHASRIRHRRNSLDRRNKPDGMDQNDSYPSRTCSTLGRHHSLTTHMHWEELCSCASSTLQSSENLSKSPISHCELYTSEADHLDYPSPVVRLIPQSGASGNSGEPSMDMGHLDSPPSGLYHYWPDHQAAHFAEQSRCFSSVQTSFPPPLFADYHPSELESRLELLQSQLKRLETRMTADINVILQLLQRQIAPVPPAYSTVLPDNHIPDPATLYGSSTPVLHSMFPIPNIQVESRSTTIQSSTQPESMIQSNSQGSLSSGVHMGAASDDCEPDKLETNAVSTPALKPVFIDAPRLCASLRFPSLPGNLNTSSHPEDIQKHMSDPSLPVS from the exons ATGTACCCTGCATTTGGAGAGAGCTTTTGGAGGAAACTAGAAATCACCTTTAACCTACGAGAC GCTGAACAGATGATGGCAAGTGAAAATTTGGACTGCGGTTACCATGCAAGCCGCATACGACACAGACGAAACTCACTAGACAGGCGCAACAAGCCAG ATGGAATGGACCAGAATGACTCATACCCATCTCGGACGTGTTCGACCCTGGGTCGTCACCATTCTCTAACCACTCACATGCACTGGGAGGAGCTGTGCAGCTGTGCAAGCTCCACATTGCAGTCCAGTGAAAACCTCAGCAAGTCTCCCATCAGCCACTGTGAGCTTTATACTTCTGAGGCAGACCATCTGGACTACCCCTCTCCTGTTGTGAGATTAATACCACAGAGTGGTGCCTCTGGGAACAGCGGAGAGCCTAGCATGGATATGGGGCACTTGG ATTCTCCTCCATCTGGATTGTACCATTACTGGCCTGACCACCAGGCAGCTCATTTTGCTGAACAGTCTCGGTGCTTTTCGTCTGTCCAGACATCATTTCCTCCACCGCTCTTTGCAGATTATCATCCCAGTGAACTTGAGTCCAGACTGGAGCTCCTGCAGAGCCAGCTTAAGAG GCTAGAGACAAGAATGACAGCAGACATCAATGTGATCCTTCAGCTTCTCCAGCGACAGATTGCCCCCGTGCCTCCAGCATATAGCACGGTATTACCTGACAACCACATTCCTGACCCTGCTACACTGTATGGAAGCAGCACACCAGTACTTCACAGCATGTTCCCCATTCCAAATATACAAGTGGAGAGTAGAAGCACTACCATTCAG AGTTCAACCCAGCCAGAATCCATGATCCAGTCAAATTCCCAGGGTTCTCTGTCCAGTGGGGTCCACATGGGAGCTGCGTCAGATGACTGTGAGCCTGATAAACTAGAAACTAATGCTGTTTCAACTCCAGCGCTTAAGCCCGTTTTTATAGATGCACCGCGGCTCTGTGCGTCTCTCCGCTTTCCCTCATTACCTGGCAACCTGAACACTTCATCACACCCGGAAGACATTCAAAAACACATGTCCGATCCTTCCTTGCCAGTCAGCTAA
- the LOC127523625 gene encoding potassium voltage-gated channel subfamily H member 6-like isoform X2 yields the protein MMASENLDCGYHASRIRHRRNSLDRRNKPDGMDQNDSYPSRTCSTLGRHHSLTTHMHWEELCSCASSTLQSSENLSKSPISHCELYTSEADHLDYPSPVVRLIPQSGASGNSGEPSMDMGHLDSPPSGLYHYWPDHQAAHFAEQSRCFSSVQTSFPPPLFADYHPSELESRLELLQSQLKRLETRMTADINVILQLLQRQIAPVPPAYSTVLPDNHIPDPATLYGSSTPVLHSMFPIPNIQVESRSTTIQSSTQPESMIQSNSQGSLSSGVHMGAASDDCEPDKLETNAVSTPALKPVFIDAPRLCASLRFPSLPGNLNTSSHPEDIQKHMSDPSLPVS from the exons ATGATGGCAAGTGAAAATTTGGACTGCGGTTACCATGCAAGCCGCATACGACACAGACGAAACTCACTAGACAGGCGCAACAAGCCAG ATGGAATGGACCAGAATGACTCATACCCATCTCGGACGTGTTCGACCCTGGGTCGTCACCATTCTCTAACCACTCACATGCACTGGGAGGAGCTGTGCAGCTGTGCAAGCTCCACATTGCAGTCCAGTGAAAACCTCAGCAAGTCTCCCATCAGCCACTGTGAGCTTTATACTTCTGAGGCAGACCATCTGGACTACCCCTCTCCTGTTGTGAGATTAATACCACAGAGTGGTGCCTCTGGGAACAGCGGAGAGCCTAGCATGGATATGGGGCACTTGG ATTCTCCTCCATCTGGATTGTACCATTACTGGCCTGACCACCAGGCAGCTCATTTTGCTGAACAGTCTCGGTGCTTTTCGTCTGTCCAGACATCATTTCCTCCACCGCTCTTTGCAGATTATCATCCCAGTGAACTTGAGTCCAGACTGGAGCTCCTGCAGAGCCAGCTTAAGAG GCTAGAGACAAGAATGACAGCAGACATCAATGTGATCCTTCAGCTTCTCCAGCGACAGATTGCCCCCGTGCCTCCAGCATATAGCACGGTATTACCTGACAACCACATTCCTGACCCTGCTACACTGTATGGAAGCAGCACACCAGTACTTCACAGCATGTTCCCCATTCCAAATATACAAGTGGAGAGTAGAAGCACTACCATTCAG AGTTCAACCCAGCCAGAATCCATGATCCAGTCAAATTCCCAGGGTTCTCTGTCCAGTGGGGTCCACATGGGAGCTGCGTCAGATGACTGTGAGCCTGATAAACTAGAAACTAATGCTGTTTCAACTCCAGCGCTTAAGCCCGTTTTTATAGATGCACCGCGGCTCTGTGCGTCTCTCCGCTTTCCCTCATTACCTGGCAACCTGAACACTTCATCACACCCGGAAGACATTCAAAAACACATGTCCGATCCTTCCTTGCCAGTCAGCTAA